In the genome of Candidatus Thermoplasmatota archaeon, the window ATGAGATATTATTAAATCAATAGAATTATCTTTAATGTCCTTCAAGTTTCTTGCATCTCCACGTTTAATTTCTATCTTAGAATTTGTAGCCAGCCTAATGTAGTCACTCATCGAAGAATTCATTTCATGAATCTTATTTTTAAATTCTAAAAATACATTTAATACGGGTTTGTTTTTATTGACAACGATATGATTTATACATCTTGAATCAATTCTAGATACTTTTCTGACAACGCCTGCTAAAGCAAGCAGATAATAATTTCTCTCTCTTTCAATGGGGATTTCATCAATTTTTGACTTTATATTCATTAAATCTTGAAATACTCTCTCATCAAACCATTTTTTATCTTCTTTGTCCATTCCAAATCTCTTCTTTTCATCAGAAGAAAGATATTTTTCTAGATTTAGTAAAAATTTCTCACTATTTGGCATAAAGGGGGTTGTTTTTACTTTGCATAATAAGATCGAGAGAGGATTGGAATCTATTCCGATTGAATCTCTTTTTAATAAGTTCGATTCTAATAAAACAGTACCACTACCAGCGAAATTTGCTAAAACTAGATCTCTTTCTTTAGAATACAGTTTAATTAGTCTAGAAACTAATTGTGGAATAAGTTTACCGTACCATCTAAAAAAATCGTGGGTTATATAATTAGTTTCATCTAAACGAGTTTGTCTAAAGTCCCATACTGACGATATAAAACTATTATTTTTCATATTCTATCACGATTTCAACATCATTCGAAAGTCTTTTCTGATTCAGATTCAGTTTTTCTTTTATGTGTTTTAAGTATTCCTCCTTTATCTCATATAAAATAGAATTCCTTTTATTTTGAATTGCCATCTTGGTAGTTGTTCCACTTCCACCAAATGGATCCAACACAGTTTCTCCAATAAAGGAATATAGTTTTATGCACCTATGCGGTAACTCATCTGGAAATGGTGCGATATGACCATTTATATTCTCTTTTAATCTTACTCTCCTTATTGTCCATATTTGTTTGGTGAATTCTACATACTCATCTCTCCTTAATCTGCTCGCTTCTTTCATATCTTGTGAAACATGAAAATAATTAGGCCTACTTGGTTTCCTCAAAATATAGATATATTCCATACTGTCGCAAATTAGAGGAGACGGTGGATAAGGTAAAGAGCCATAAAAAAATCCCT includes:
- a CDS encoding DNA methyltransferase; translated protein: MKNNSFISSVWDFRQTRLDETNYITHDFFRWYGKLIPQLVSRLIKLYSKERDLVLANFAGSGTVLLESNLLKRDSIGIDSNPLSILLCKVKTTPFMPNSEKFLLNLEKYLSSDEKKRFGMDKEDKKWFDERVFQDLMNIKSKIDEIPIERERNYYLLALAGVVRKVSRIDSRCINHIVVNKNKPVLNVFLEFKNKIHEMNSSMSDYIRLATNSKIEIKRGDARNLKDIKDNSIDLIISHPPYLGYINYSNIFKLSNKILGYAYGEVKQDDISTNSISRYIKDMKKAFDEAWRIIKPKKYTCVIIGDNRVNGEIIPTSSYFINYGLEKGFKLKDIFIWVMSQKAGMSIKRRGNYVDHNYILIFRKP
- a CDS encoding site-specific DNA-methyltransferase; this encodes MNSYLNKIERERKALEEKEMIEKHWNKLELNHTKHRIIIGDSRNMKSVKDNSIHLIVTSPPYFNAKIYSQWPNLQVYLEDMKKTFKECFRVLKPGRKFCLNISDLPEKGESGVRWIPLGAELERVAQEVGFELADRIIWYKTPVKGFFYGSLPYPPSPLICDSMEYIYILRKPSRPNYFHVSQDMKEASRLRRDEYVEFTKQIWTIRRVRLKENINGHIAPFPDELPHRCIKLYSFIGETVLDPFGGSGTTTKMAIQNKRNSILYEIKEEYLKHIKEKLNLNQKRLSNDVEIVIEYEK